The Bacteroides acidifaciens genome includes a region encoding these proteins:
- a CDS encoding HipA N-terminal domain-containing protein yields the protein MRQAHIFYKDQLAGILTENDAGYEFCYLPEYLSSETAKAISLTLPLQEEAYTSPVLFPFFDGLIPEGWLLDVALRNTDISILDRMALLLTCCKDCIGAVSVIPLEEKEGNHV from the coding sequence ATGAGACAAGCCCATATATTTTACAAAGACCAATTGGCTGGGATTCTGACAGAAAACGATGCCGGGTATGAGTTCTGCTATTTGCCGGAATATCTCTCTTCGGAAACGGCAAAGGCTATTAGCCTGACATTGCCTTTACAGGAGGAAGCATATACAAGTCCTGTGCTGTTTCCATTTTTCGATGGTTTGATTCCTGAAGGATGGCTGTTGGATGTTGCATTGCGGAATACAGACATCAGTATTCTTGACCGGATGGCGTTGTTGCTGACATGCTGCAAAGATTGTATCGGAGCAGTAAGCGTTATTCCTTTGGAAGAAAAGGAGGGAAACCATGTGTAA
- a CDS encoding helix-turn-helix transcriptional regulator, translating into MNSLSTTVKMLRKQYNLTQEELSLKSGVGLRFVRDLEQGKETLRLDKVNQLLDFFNYEMVATSKTDNQ; encoded by the coding sequence ATGAATAGTCTTTCTACTACGGTCAAGATGTTGCGAAAGCAGTATAACCTGACGCAAGAAGAACTCTCATTGAAGTCGGGAGTAGGATTGCGCTTTGTGCGAGACCTTGAACAAGGAAAGGAAACATTGCGCCTTGATAAGGTGAATCAACTCCTTGACTTTTTCAATTATGAAATGGTTGCCACTTCTAAAACAGATAATCAATGA
- a CDS encoding helix-turn-helix transcriptional regulator — protein MQTHNAQILLEARKNARLTQSELAKRIGADKGYISRVERGLTVPSVATLYKIASAMGMTVELRPA, from the coding sequence ATGCAAACACATAATGCCCAAATACTCCTCGAAGCCCGAAAAAATGCACGTCTTACGCAGTCAGAACTTGCTAAGCGCATTGGGGCTGACAAAGGATATATTTCAAGGGTTGAACGCGGGTTAACTGTTCCTAGCGTTGCTACATTATATAAAATAGCTTCTGCCATGGGAATGACTGTGGAGCTACGTCCTGCATGA
- a CDS encoding ATP-binding protein, producing MEDLQRLYPIGIQTFSKIREGNYLYIDKTEYVYQMTHSASSYMFLSRPRRFGKSLLTSTLHSYFSGRKELFNGLAIENLEKEWIEFPVLHFDMSTAKHADKEQLLQELNLKLFEYEQIYGRLDEEVNPNQRLMGLIKRAYEQTGKKVVVLIDEYDAPLLDVVHERENLDALRNIMRNFYSPLKACDPYLRYVFLTGITKFSQLSIFSELNNLENISMDEPYAAICGISEDEIYSQMKEDVDELAKNLEVTPEVALMKLKENYDGYHFTYPSPDMYNPFSLLTAMEKGKIGSYWFGSGTPTYLVKMLDKYGVGPSEIGIKMVAVEDFDAPTERMTSIIPLLYQSGYITIKDFDKELDLYTLDIPNKEVRIGLMKSLLPHYVGSKAPETTTMVAYLSRDIRNGDMDAALRRLQTFLSTIPQCDNTKYEGHYQQMFYIIFSLIGYYVDVEVRTPRGRVDMVLRTKTTLYVMELKLDKDADMAMEQIDLKNYPERFALCGLPIVKVAVNFDSERCTIGDWKILNV from the coding sequence ATGGAAGACTTGCAAAGATTATATCCTATCGGGATTCAGACATTTTCGAAAATACGTGAGGGTAATTACCTTTATATTGATAAGACGGAGTATGTTTACCAGATGACTCATTCAGCTTCTAGTTATATGTTCTTGAGCCGTCCGCGGCGTTTTGGTAAATCATTGCTCACTTCTACGTTGCATAGTTATTTCTCCGGTCGTAAGGAACTTTTTAATGGGCTGGCTATAGAAAATTTGGAGAAAGAATGGATAGAGTTTCCGGTACTGCATTTTGATATGAGCACTGCCAAGCATGCGGATAAGGAGCAACTGTTGCAAGAATTAAATCTGAAACTGTTTGAATATGAGCAGATTTACGGACGGTTGGATGAGGAAGTTAATCCCAATCAACGTTTGATGGGGTTGATAAAACGTGCTTACGAGCAGACAGGCAAAAAAGTGGTTGTACTCATTGACGAATATGATGCACCTCTACTAGACGTGGTACACGAACGGGAAAATCTTGATGCATTGCGTAATATAATGCGCAATTTCTATAGTCCATTGAAAGCTTGTGATCCTTATTTGCGATATGTGTTTCTGACTGGTATAACCAAATTCTCTCAACTTAGTATTTTTAGTGAACTGAACAATCTTGAGAATATCAGTATGGATGAGCCTTATGCTGCCATTTGTGGGATTAGCGAGGATGAGATATATTCTCAAATGAAAGAGGATGTGGATGAGTTGGCGAAGAATTTGGAGGTTACACCAGAGGTGGCCTTGATGAAGTTGAAAGAAAATTATGATGGGTATCATTTTACTTATCCGTCACCGGATATGTACAATCCATTCAGTTTGCTTACAGCTATGGAAAAAGGTAAGATTGGTTCTTATTGGTTTGGTAGCGGAACGCCTACATATTTGGTAAAGATGCTGGATAAATATGGTGTAGGACCTTCCGAAATTGGGATAAAAATGGTTGCGGTTGAGGATTTTGACGCACCAACGGAAAGGATGACAAGTATTATCCCGTTATTATATCAAAGTGGCTATATCACAATAAAGGATTTTGATAAGGAATTGGACTTATACACATTGGATATCCCCAATAAGGAAGTGAGAATAGGCTTGATGAAAAGTCTTCTTCCGCATTATGTCGGCAGTAAAGCTCCGGAAACCACGACTATGGTGGCTTATCTCTCCCGTGATATTCGTAATGGTGATATGGATGCTGCTTTACGTCGTTTGCAAACATTCTTGTCTACGATACCTCAGTGTGATAACACAAAATATGAGGGGCATTATCAGCAGATGTTTTATATTATATTCAGCTTAATAGGTTATTATGTAGACGTGGAAGTTCGTACTCCTCGTGGGCGGGTGGATATGGTGCTACGTACAAAGACTACGCTATATGTTATGGAGTTGAAGTTGGATAAGGATGCGGATATGGCAATGGAACAGATTGACTTGAAGAATTATCCGGAACGTTTTGCTTTGTGCGGATTACCTATTGTGAAGGTGGCTGTCAACTTTGATAGTGAACGTTGTACAATAGGAGATTGGAAGATTTTAAATGTCTGA
- a CDS encoding HU family DNA-binding protein produces MSVIYKVITRPTDPRVPNSPKRFYPHLITLGQSVNLRYLAEKMKDRSSLSVGDIKSVIQNFVDKMKEQLLEGKSVNIEGLGVFMLAARSKGAEQAKDITAKSVESVRIFFQANKELRVTKTATRADEKLDLISLDEYLKKISVTVAPEGPDDGGDEGGGDDGGDDGETPDPAA; encoded by the coding sequence ATGAGTGTAATTTACAAAGTCATTACGCGACCGACAGATCCGCGTGTCCCTAATTCTCCCAAGAGATTTTATCCGCATCTGATTACTTTAGGTCAGTCTGTCAATTTGAGATATCTTGCAGAGAAGATGAAGGATCGTTCTTCTCTTTCTGTCGGTGATATCAAGAGTGTGATTCAGAACTTCGTGGATAAGATGAAGGAGCAGTTGCTGGAAGGTAAATCGGTGAATATCGAAGGTTTAGGAGTGTTTATGTTGGCTGCCCGTTCGAAAGGTGCGGAGCAGGCGAAGGATATCACTGCTAAAAGTGTGGAGAGTGTTCGTATCTTTTTCCAGGCGAACAAGGAGCTGCGTGTCACAAAAACTGCAACGCGGGCAGATGAGAAGTTGGACCTGATCAGTCTGGATGAATATCTAAAGAAAATCAGTGTTACTGTAGCACCGGAAGGTCCGGATGACGGTGGTGATGAAGGTGGCGGCGACGATGGGGGAGATGACGGAGAAACGCCTGACCCGGCCGCTTGA
- a CDS encoding smalltalk protein — MKRTWSMILKVIIAVAGAIAGVIGVQAAAM, encoded by the coding sequence ATGAAAAGAACTTGGAGTATGATTTTGAAAGTGATTATTGCTGTTGCTGGTGCGATTGCCGGAGTGATTGGTGTACAGGCGGCAGCGATGTAG
- a CDS encoding transglycosylase domain-containing protein: MIRKIIKALWILLAIGVVAVVAIFVSISKGWIGYMPPVEELENPSYKFATEIFSEDDKVLGTWSYSKENRVYTAYKELSPNIINALIATEDVRFVEHSGIDAKALFRAFVKRGLMFQKNAGGGSTLSQQLAKQLFTENVARNTLQRLFQKPIEWVIAVKLERYYTKEEILSMYLNKFDFLNNAVGIKTAAHTYFGCEPKDLKLEEAATLVGMCKNPSLYNPVRFNERSRGRRNVVLEQMRKAGYITEAERDSLQAFPLKLTYNRVDHKEGLATYFREYLRGVMTAPKPVKSDYRGWQMQKYYEDSLSWETNPLYGWCAKNKKKDGTNYNIYTDGLKIYTTINSRMQQYAEDAVKEHLGDYLQPVFFKEKEGSKNAPYARSLSEKRVEELLTKAMKQTERYRLMKEAGASEQEIRKAFDKPEEMTVFSWKGDKDTIMSPMDSIRYYKSFLRTGFMSMDPMNGHVKAYVGGPNYVYFQYDMAMVGRRQVGSTIKPYLYTLAMENNFSPCDQVRHVEQTLITETGEPWSPRNASNKRYGEMVTLKWGLANSDNWISAYLMGKLNPYNLVKLIHSFGVRNKAIDPVVSLCLGPCEISVGEMVSAYTAFANKGIRVAPLFVTRIEDSDGNVISTFAPQMEEVISVSSTYKMLVMLRAVINEGTGGRVRRYGITADMGGKTGTTNENSDAWFMGFTPSLVSGCWVGGDERDIHFGRMTYGQGAAAALPIWAIYMKKVYDDPTLGYDQQERFKLPEGFDPCAGSETPDGEVEEIGLDDLFN, translated from the coding sequence ATGATTCGAAAAATAATAAAAGCTCTTTGGATTTTATTGGCAATTGGAGTAGTGGCTGTGGTCGCTATATTTGTTTCCATCTCGAAAGGTTGGATAGGATATATGCCGCCTGTCGAGGAGTTGGAGAATCCGAGTTATAAGTTTGCGACAGAGATTTTCTCTGAGGATGACAAAGTGCTGGGGACTTGGTCGTACAGTAAGGAAAATCGCGTATATACTGCTTATAAGGAACTGTCGCCCAATATAATTAATGCATTGATTGCTACGGAAGATGTTCGTTTTGTCGAACATTCGGGCATTGATGCCAAAGCATTGTTCCGTGCATTTGTAAAACGTGGTTTGATGTTCCAGAAAAATGCGGGTGGGGGTAGTACGCTGTCTCAACAGCTTGCCAAGCAGTTGTTTACGGAAAATGTTGCCAGAAACACTCTACAGCGTCTTTTCCAGAAACCGATTGAATGGGTGATTGCTGTGAAGCTTGAACGCTACTACACTAAAGAGGAAATTCTGAGTATGTATCTCAATAAGTTTGATTTCCTGAATAATGCTGTCGGTATCAAGACGGCTGCACACACTTACTTTGGTTGCGAACCGAAGGATTTGAAACTGGAAGAGGCGGCAACTTTGGTAGGCATGTGCAAAAATCCGTCGCTATATAATCCGGTGCGCTTCAACGAACGTTCTCGCGGACGTCGTAATGTGGTGCTCGAACAGATGCGCAAAGCTGGATATATCACGGAAGCTGAACGTGATTCCTTACAGGCTTTTCCGTTGAAGTTGACTTATAACCGTGTAGACCATAAAGAGGGTTTGGCTACTTACTTCCGCGAATATCTCCGTGGTGTAATGACTGCCCCGAAGCCGGTGAAGAGTGATTATCGCGGTTGGCAAATGCAGAAATACTACGAGGATTCTCTTTCTTGGGAAACGAATCCGCTGTACGGCTGGTGTGCGAAAAACAAGAAGAAAGACGGAACGAATTATAATATCTACACTGACGGTCTGAAGATTTATACTACCATAAATTCACGTATGCAGCAGTATGCTGAGGATGCTGTAAAAGAGCATTTGGGGGATTATCTGCAACCGGTATTCTTCAAGGAAAAAGAGGGAAGCAAGAATGCTCCTTATGCAAGGTCATTGTCGGAGAAACGGGTGGAAGAGTTGCTGACTAAGGCAATGAAGCAGACTGAGCGTTACCGTTTGATGAAAGAAGCGGGAGCTTCGGAACAAGAGATCCGGAAAGCATTCGACAAGCCGGAAGAAATGACTGTCTTTTCATGGAAAGGGGATAAGGATACGATTATGAGCCCGATGGATTCTATCCGTTATTATAAGTCTTTCCTGCGTACAGGATTCATGTCGATGGATCCGATGAACGGACATGTGAAGGCTTATGTGGGCGGACCGAATTATGTGTATTTCCAATATGACATGGCTATGGTAGGACGCCGCCAGGTGGGATCTACTATCAAACCATACTTGTACACGCTGGCTATGGAAAATAATTTCTCTCCTTGCGACCAAGTACGCCACGTTGAGCAGACGCTGATTACAGAGACGGGAGAACCATGGTCACCACGTAATGCCAGCAACAAGCGTTATGGAGAAATGGTAACTTTGAAATGGGGGTTGGCTAACTCCGACAACTGGATTTCCGCTTATCTGATGGGCAAACTGAATCCATATAATTTGGTGAAATTGATTCATAGTTTCGGTGTACGCAATAAGGCTATCGACCCGGTTGTTTCACTTTGTCTGGGACCTTGTGAAATTTCTGTCGGCGAAATGGTGAGTGCTTATACTGCTTTCGCTAATAAGGGTATTCGTGTAGCTCCGTTATTTGTGACTCGTATCGAAGACAGTGACGGTAATGTGATTTCTACATTTGCACCGCAGATGGAAGAGGTAATCAGTGTTTCGAGTACATATAAAATGCTTGTTATGCTTCGTGCCGTTATCAATGAAGGAACGGGTGGACGTGTGCGCCGTTACGGTATCACTGCTGATATGGGTGGAAAGACAGGTACGACCAATGAAAACTCCGATGCTTGGTTTATGGGATTCACACCTTCGTTGGTATCCGGTTGCTGGGTAGGAGGTGACGAACGCGACATTCACTTCGGTAGAATGACATATGGTCAGGGAGCTGCTGCCGCATTGCCTATCTGGGCAATCTATATGAAGAAAGTATATGATGACCCGACTTTGGGATACGACCAACAAGAAAGATTTAAACTTCCTGAGGGATTTGACCCTTGCGCCGGTTCGGAAACACCGGATGGAGAAGTGGAAGAGATAGGGTTGGACGATTTGTTTAACTAA
- a CDS encoding 2-amino-4-hydroxy-6-hydroxymethyldihydropteridine diphosphokinase — translation MHKCVICIGSNYNRKENLFFARQKLADLFPSIRFTSEQETQPLFFRSPALFSNQVAQFFSEAEEEKVRKELKAIEQSAGRRPGDKKEEKICLDIDLLTFDDRVLKPEDLKREYIMKGLEELK, via the coding sequence ATGCATAAGTGTGTCATCTGCATTGGAAGTAATTACAACCGGAAGGAGAATTTGTTTTTTGCCCGGCAGAAGTTGGCGGATTTGTTTCCTTCTATCCGTTTCACGTCGGAACAGGAAACACAACCTTTGTTTTTCAGAAGTCCGGCATTATTTTCCAATCAGGTAGCACAGTTCTTTTCTGAAGCAGAGGAAGAGAAAGTAAGGAAGGAGTTGAAAGCCATCGAACAGTCTGCCGGCCGTCGTCCGGGAGACAAGAAAGAAGAAAAAATTTGCCTGGATATTGATTTGCTTACTTTTGACGACCGGGTGTTGAAGCCTGAAGACTTGAAAAGGGAGTATATCATGAAGGGGTTAGAAGAATTAAAATAG
- the kdsB gene encoding 3-deoxy-manno-octulosonate cytidylyltransferase, translated as MKFLGIIPARYASTRFPAKPLAILGGKTVIQRVYEQVAGVLDDAYVATDDERIEAAVKAFGGKVVMTSVHHKSGTDRCYEACTKIGGDFDVVVNIQGDEPFIQPSQLNAVKACFEDPTTQIATLVKPFTADEPFAVLENVNSPKVVVNTNWNALYFSRSIIPFQRNAEKQDWLKGHTYYKHIGLYAYRTEVLKEITALPQSSLEVAESLEQLRWLENGYKIKVGISEVETIGIDTPQDLERAEEFLKSRG; from the coding sequence ATGAAATTTCTCGGAATAATACCTGCCCGTTATGCATCCACGCGTTTCCCTGCGAAACCGTTGGCTATCCTGGGCGGAAAGACTGTGATACAACGTGTATATGAACAAGTAGCGGGTGTCTTGGATGACGCCTATGTAGCTACCGATGACGAACGGATTGAAGCGGCTGTCAAGGCTTTCGGGGGGAAGGTGGTAATGACTTCTGTTCATCATAAAAGTGGTACGGACCGTTGTTATGAAGCTTGTACCAAGATTGGCGGTGATTTCGATGTCGTTGTTAATATACAGGGTGACGAGCCTTTTATCCAACCTTCGCAATTGAATGCTGTAAAGGCTTGTTTTGAAGATCCGACTACGCAAATAGCTACACTGGTGAAACCTTTCACTGCTGACGAGCCGTTTGCGGTACTTGAGAATGTAAATTCTCCGAAAGTGGTAGTCAATACAAACTGGAACGCGCTTTACTTCAGCCGTTCTATTATCCCTTTTCAGCGTAATGCCGAAAAACAGGATTGGTTGAAAGGGCATACCTATTATAAACATATCGGCTTGTATGCTTATCGTACGGAAGTGCTGAAAGAGATTACCGCTCTTCCGCAATCTTCTCTTGAAGTGGCCGAATCGTTGGAACAGCTTCGTTGGCTGGAAAACGGATATAAGATAAAAGTAGGTATCAGCGAAGTGGAAACGATTGGGATTGACACCCCTCAGGACTTGGAACGTGCAGAGGAATTTTTGAAGAGTAGAGGATAA
- a CDS encoding M16 family metallopeptidase — protein MDRTIQPEIQTLKNFQILAPVRTTLPNGIPLTVINAGEQDVVRMDILFAGGRWQQSQKLQALFANRMLREGTAKYTAATIAENLDYYGSWLELSSASEYAYITVYSLNKYLAKTLEVVESMIKEPLFPEKELRTILDTNIQQYLVNTSKVDFLANRSLLKSLYGEQHPCGKIVMEEDYHAITPDVLRDFYERHYHSGNCSIFLSGKVTEDTIRRVADTFGVPFGQHQLQMPKVSFPFAAVSEKRIFTEREDAMQSAVKMGCTTITREHPDYPKLRVLMTLFGGYFGSRLMSNIREEKGYTYGISAGIMFYPDSGVLVVSTETDNEYVEPLIQEVYHEIDRLHHELVSVEELTMVRNYMLGEMCRSYESPFSLSDAWIFIATSGLTDDYFSRSLHAVNEVTPAEIQDLAQRYLCKETLKEVIAGKKLA, from the coding sequence ATGGACCGCACGATACAACCTGAAATACAAACCCTGAAAAACTTTCAGATACTTGCTCCTGTCCGGACTACTTTGCCGAATGGTATTCCGCTGACTGTCATCAATGCCGGTGAGCAGGATGTGGTACGTATGGATATACTTTTTGCCGGGGGGCGATGGCAGCAGTCGCAGAAGCTGCAAGCCTTGTTTGCCAACCGGATGCTTCGCGAGGGTACTGCGAAATATACAGCGGCTACCATTGCTGAAAATTTGGATTATTATGGTTCGTGGCTTGAACTGTCCAGTGCTTCGGAATATGCTTATATCACTGTCTATTCGCTGAATAAGTATTTGGCGAAGACATTAGAGGTGGTGGAGTCTATGATTAAAGAACCGCTTTTCCCGGAAAAAGAACTGCGGACTATCCTGGATACGAATATCCAACAATATCTGGTCAATACTTCCAAAGTTGACTTCCTTGCGAATCGGAGTCTGCTGAAGTCTCTTTACGGGGAACAGCATCCATGCGGAAAGATAGTAATGGAAGAAGATTACCATGCCATCACCCCGGATGTGCTTCGCGATTTCTATGAGCGGCATTACCATTCGGGCAATTGCTCTATATTCTTGTCTGGCAAGGTAACGGAAGATACTATCCGGCGAGTGGCGGATACTTTCGGAGTGCCCTTCGGACAACATCAATTACAGATGCCGAAAGTAAGTTTTCCTTTTGCTGCCGTTTCTGAAAAGAGGATTTTTACGGAACGTGAGGATGCTATGCAGAGTGCCGTAAAAATGGGATGTACCACCATCACTCGTGAACATCCGGATTATCCGAAGTTGCGGGTATTGATGACTTTGTTCGGTGGCTATTTCGGTAGCCGCCTGATGTCTAATATCCGCGAAGAAAAAGGATATACCTATGGAATTTCGGCAGGTATCATGTTCTATCCTGATAGTGGTGTGCTGGTTGTTTCGACGGAAACGGATAATGAATATGTGGAGCCGTTGATACAGGAAGTGTATCACGAAATAGACCGGTTGCATCATGAACTTGTGTCGGTTGAGGAATTGACGATGGTACGCAATTATATGCTAGGTGAGATGTGCCGTAGCTACGAGTCGCCTTTCTCTCTTTCGGATGCATGGATCTTTATTGCTACTTCCGGTTTGACGGACGACTATTTCTCGCGTTCCCTGCATGCTGTGAATGAGGTTACACCTGCGGAGATACAGGATTTGGCACAGCGTTATTTGTGCAAAGAGACATTAAAAGAGGTCATCGCAGGTAAAAAGTTGGCATAA
- a CDS encoding phosphatidylinositol-4-phosphate 5-kinase, which translates to MRKYLYTTLLLALLSQAGAMAQENEGKKGGFFGKIKDTFSTEIKIGNYTFKDGSVYTGEMKGRKPNGKGKTVFKNGDVYEGEYVKGKREGYGIYMFPDGEKYEGQWFQDQQHGKGIYYFMNNNRYDGMWFQDYQHGEGTMYYHNGDLYVGNWVNDKREGKGTYTWANGAKYNGHWKNDKKNGKGTMNWDDGCKYDGDWKDDVRHGKGVFEYTNGDKYEGDWADDIQHGKGTYFFHTGDRYEGSYLLGERTGAGVYYHANGDKYVGNFKDGMQDGRGTFTWSNGAVYEGDWKNNKRDGKGVYKWSNGDVYEGDWKDNRPNGQGTLKTVAGMQYKGGFVDGLEEGQGVQIDKDGNRFEGFFKQGKKNGPFVETDKDGKVIKKGTYKFGRLQ; encoded by the coding sequence ATGAGGAAATATCTATATACTACACTTTTATTGGCTCTCCTTTCACAAGCGGGAGCAATGGCACAAGAAAATGAAGGAAAAAAAGGCGGATTTTTCGGAAAAATCAAAGATACATTCTCTACTGAAATAAAGATTGGTAACTATACTTTTAAGGATGGTAGCGTCTATACAGGTGAAATGAAGGGACGTAAACCGAATGGAAAAGGAAAGACGGTCTTTAAAAACGGTGATGTCTACGAAGGAGAATACGTGAAGGGGAAACGTGAAGGATACGGTATTTATATGTTTCCCGATGGAGAAAAGTATGAAGGGCAATGGTTTCAAGACCAGCAGCATGGAAAAGGTATTTATTATTTTATGAATAATAACCGTTATGACGGTATGTGGTTTCAGGACTATCAACATGGTGAAGGGACAATGTATTATCACAACGGCGACTTGTATGTAGGCAACTGGGTGAATGACAAGCGTGAAGGCAAAGGTACTTATACCTGGGCGAACGGCGCTAAATATAACGGTCACTGGAAGAACGACAAGAAAAACGGCAAAGGTACCATGAACTGGGATGATGGCTGTAAGTATGACGGTGACTGGAAGGATGATGTACGCCACGGCAAAGGGGTATTTGAATATACCAACGGTGATAAATATGAAGGAGACTGGGCGGATGATATTCAACATGGTAAAGGTACCTACTTCTTCCACACGGGCGACCGCTATGAAGGTTCTTATCTCTTGGGCGAACGTACCGGCGCAGGTGTTTACTATCATGCTAATGGTGATAAATATGTAGGAAACTTCAAAGATGGCATGCAAGATGGTAGAGGTACTTTTACTTGGTCGAATGGTGCTGTGTATGAAGGTGACTGGAAGAATAATAAACGTGACGGAAAGGGTGTCTACAAATGGAGCAATGGTGACGTTTACGAAGGTGATTGGAAAGATAACCGTCCGAACGGGCAAGGTACTTTGAAGACTGTTGCGGGGATGCAATATAAAGGTGGCTTCGTTGATGGACTGGAAGAAGGGCAGGGTGTGCAAATCGACAAAGATGGCAACCGTTTCGAGGGCTTCTTCAAACAAGGAAAAAAGAATGGTCCTTTCGTGGAAACTGATAAGGACGGAAAGGTTATCAAGAAAGGAACCTATAAATTTGGAAGACTTCAATAA
- a CDS encoding ribose-phosphate pyrophosphokinase, producing the protein MSEKAPFMVFSGTNSRYLAEKICASLDCPLGNMNITHFADGEFAVSYEESIRGAHVFLVQSTFPNSDNLMELLLMIDAAKRASAKSVVAVIPYFGWARQDRKDKPRVSIGAKLVADLLSVAGIDRLITMDLHADQIQGFFNIPVDHLYASAVFLPYIQSLQLEDLVIATPDVGGSKRASTFSKYLGVPLVLCNKSREKANEVASMQIIGDVKGKNVVLVDDIVDTAGTITKAANIMMEAGAASVRAIASHCVMSDPASFRVQESGLTEMVFTDSIPYTKKCAKVKQLSIADMFAETIKRVMNNESISSQYII; encoded by the coding sequence ATGAGCGAAAAAGCACCCTTTATGGTATTCTCGGGAACGAACTCGAGATATCTTGCAGAAAAAATCTGCGCAAGCCTGGATTGCCCTCTGGGAAATATGAACATTACCCATTTTGCCGATGGTGAATTTGCGGTTTCATATGAAGAGTCCATTCGTGGCGCACACGTATTCCTGGTTCAATCCACTTTCCCTAACTCAGACAACTTAATGGAACTTCTCCTGATGATTGACGCTGCAAAGCGCGCATCTGCAAAGAGCGTTGTAGCCGTAATCCCTTATTTCGGATGGGCCCGTCAGGACAGAAAAGACAAACCCCGTGTATCTATCGGAGCTAAGTTGGTAGCCGACCTGCTTTCTGTTGCAGGTATCGACCGACTGATTACCATGGACTTGCATGCAGACCAGATTCAGGGATTCTTCAATATCCCGGTAGACCACTTGTATGCATCAGCCGTATTCCTCCCCTACATCCAGTCATTGCAACTGGAAGACCTGGTGATTGCTACACCAGACGTAGGCGGTTCAAAACGTGCCAGCACTTTCTCCAAATACCTTGGTGTTCCATTGGTACTTTGCAACAAGTCACGTGAAAAAGCTAATGAAGTCGCTTCCATGCAAATCATTGGTGATGTGAAAGGTAAAAACGTTGTCTTGGTTGACGATATTGTAGACACCGCAGGAACAATCACCAAAGCTGCCAACATCATGATGGAAGCAGGTGCAGCATCCGTACGTGCCATTGCCAGTCACTGTGTGATGTCCGACCCGGCATCTTTCCGTGTACAGGAGTCCGGTCTGACTGAAATGGTGTTTACCGACAGTATCCCTTACACCAAGAAATGCGCGAAAGTAAAACAGTTGAGTATTGCTGATATGTTTGCAGAAACTATCAAACGCGTTATGAATAACGAATCTATCAGTTCACAATACATAATCTAA